A genomic segment from Janthinobacterium sp. 64 encodes:
- a CDS encoding MmcQ/YjbR family DNA-binding protein, with protein MVDLEELRYLALSFPDTTEEEHHDRPAFRVGGKIFATLPDDEHINVLLDAEAAHIATVITPSGCQKLWWGERLAGITVRLADAELDMLAAALTAAWRRKAPSDLAKTIAPTG; from the coding sequence ATGGTCGACCTGGAAGAACTACGCTATCTGGCACTGTCGTTTCCCGACACCACCGAGGAAGAACACCACGACCGTCCAGCCTTCCGCGTGGGCGGGAAGATCTTTGCCACCCTGCCCGACGACGAGCACATCAACGTGCTGCTCGATGCGGAAGCGGCGCATATCGCCACCGTCATCACGCCGTCCGGCTGTCAAAAGCTGTGGTGGGGCGAACGTCTGGCCGGCATCACGGTGCGCCTGGCGGATGCCGAGCTGGACATGCTGGCCGCCGCCCTGACGGCCGCCTGGCGGCGCAAGGCGCCCAGCGACCTGGCCAAGACCATCGCCCCGACCGGATAG
- a CDS encoding TetR/AcrR family transcriptional regulator: MKQDKKEEAPKAKTGRPRTFDADEALDCAMKVFWEKGYEGSSLPELTKAMGMNRPSLYAVFGNKEQLFHKALERYSDTRMQFFDAALEQPTARQVVEALLTQYVDAQTMPDGPHGCMGVNAALACSDDALPIRDELFARRLRGEIKLRDRLRRAREEGDLPPDSCPEQQARFVVTLSQGMAIQAAAGVSREQLQQMVGLLLRNWPM; the protein is encoded by the coding sequence ATGAAACAAGATAAAAAAGAGGAAGCGCCCAAGGCGAAAACGGGTCGGCCACGCACGTTCGACGCGGACGAAGCGCTCGATTGCGCCATGAAAGTGTTCTGGGAAAAAGGCTATGAAGGCAGCTCCCTGCCGGAATTGACGAAAGCCATGGGCATGAACCGGCCCAGCCTGTATGCCGTCTTCGGCAACAAGGAGCAGCTGTTCCACAAGGCGCTCGAACGCTACAGCGACACGCGCATGCAGTTTTTCGATGCGGCGCTGGAGCAGCCGACGGCGCGCCAGGTGGTGGAAGCCTTGCTGACGCAGTATGTCGACGCGCAAACCATGCCGGACGGCCCGCACGGCTGCATGGGCGTCAATGCGGCGCTCGCCTGCAGCGACGACGCCTTGCCGATCCGCGATGAATTGTTTGCGCGCCGGCTGCGCGGTGAAATCAAGCTGCGCGACCGCTTGCGGCGTGCCAGGGAAGAGGGTGATTTGCCGCCCGATTCCTGCCCTGAGCAGCAGGCGCGCTTTGTCGTGACCTTGTCGCAGGGCATGGCCATCCAGGCGGCGGCGGGCGTCTCGCGCGAGCAATTGCAGCAGATGGTGGGCTTGCTGCTGCGCAATTGGCCGATGTAA
- a CDS encoding MFS transporter: protein MQTPSNTAGDDTTVAPWLAVLSVGIGAFALVTSEFLPVGLLPAMAAELAISKGQAGLMITTPGIVAAFAAIFVTVGSGRLDRRIVLLALTALLVASNLLVAMAPSYAWILLGRAMLGVGVGGFWAIGSAIGPRLVAPQHASRAMSIIFAGVSLGTVAGVPAGALVGELVGWRVAFGAASAIAALVCLGQLLLLPKLPPTQAIRLRQLPMIFGIRKARLGLIATAMLFTGQFAAYTYIAPFLTQISHLAAGTVSAMLLVYGAAGFIGNLVGGWAAGRYERAALMLTGAVLGLSTLALAALGSHSVTAMLLVAVWGFGFGAMPIAVQTWMFKAAPELMEGSSALFVAIVQVSLASGALLGGMAVDRLGVASAMVLGGVFALGCALTIALFGKPRASAKAGAACITS from the coding sequence ATGCAAACACCTTCCAACACTGCTGGCGACGATACCACCGTGGCGCCCTGGCTGGCCGTCTTATCGGTCGGCATCGGCGCCTTCGCCCTCGTCACGTCCGAATTCCTGCCCGTCGGGCTGCTGCCGGCCATGGCCGCGGAACTGGCCATCAGCAAGGGCCAGGCGGGACTGATGATCACCACGCCCGGCATCGTTGCCGCATTTGCCGCCATCTTCGTCACCGTCGGCTCGGGCCGCCTGGACCGCCGCATCGTGCTGCTGGCGCTCACCGCCCTGCTGGTCGCGTCGAACCTGCTGGTGGCGATGGCCCCCTCGTATGCATGGATACTGCTGGGCCGTGCCATGCTGGGCGTGGGCGTGGGCGGCTTCTGGGCCATCGGCAGCGCCATCGGCCCGCGCCTGGTGGCGCCGCAGCATGCGTCGCGCGCCATGTCCATCATCTTTGCCGGCGTCTCGCTGGGCACGGTGGCGGGCGTGCCGGCCGGCGCGCTGGTGGGCGAGCTGGTCGGCTGGCGCGTGGCTTTCGGCGCGGCCAGCGCCATCGCCGCGCTGGTCTGCCTCGGCCAGCTGTTGCTGTTGCCCAAGCTGCCGCCGACGCAGGCCATCCGCCTGCGCCAGCTGCCGATGATCTTCGGCATCCGCAAGGCCAGGCTGGGCTTGATCGCCACGGCCATGCTCTTCACGGGCCAATTCGCCGCCTACACGTATATCGCACCCTTCCTCACGCAGATTTCGCACCTGGCGGCCGGCACGGTCAGCGCCATGCTGCTGGTCTACGGCGCTGCCGGCTTCATCGGCAATCTGGTGGGCGGCTGGGCCGCCGGCCGCTACGAACGGGCCGCGCTGATGCTGACGGGCGCCGTGCTGGGCCTGTCCACCCTGGCGCTGGCCGCGCTGGGTAGCCATTCGGTGACGGCGATGCTGCTGGTGGCCGTGTGGGGCTTCGGTTTCGGTGCCATGCCGATCGCCGTGCAGACGTGGATGTTCAAGGCGGCGCCGGAGCTGATGGAAGGCAGCAGCGCCCTGTTTGTCGCCATCGTGCAAGTGTCGCTGGCGTCGGGCGCCTTGCTCGGCGGCATGGCCGTTGACCGGCTGGGCGTGGCCAGCGCCATGGTGCTGGGCGGCGTGTTCGCCCTCGGCTGCGCCTTGACGATCGCGCTCTTCGGCAAGCCGCGGGCCAGCGCCAAGGCTGGCGCGGCCTGCATCACATCGTAG
- a CDS encoding PQQ-dependent sugar dehydrogenase: MFQLCRTSIVFAFALAAVPSAWAELAATGEPPAAKQGWKAETVAQGVRQPWGIAWLGEGRALVTSKQGTLHLLNGSKFEDVALEGMPKVFTGGQGGLLDIVIHPQDAGKPNPRVYMTVSTGTNDANRTTLVRGVFDGKKVTGIVTLFKVADDKSGGQHFGSRLLWLPDGSLLMSVADGGNPPLRIKDRLAREQAQNLATHQGSILRLTQDGKPAPGNPLAAKGALPEIWSYGHRNVQGLALDPVSGRVWATEHGPYGGDELNLVVAGGNYGWPLQSYGADYKTHEPIGKHEVAGMLNPSVAWVPSPAPSGLAVYTGDKIAAWRGSIFSGGLAAKDIRRIAVDANGKVTGQDRLAIGTRVRDVRQGPDGYLYALTDEDNGRLLRIVAQ; the protein is encoded by the coding sequence GCCGTGCCATCGGCCTGGGCCGAATTGGCGGCCACGGGCGAGCCGCCTGCCGCGAAACAGGGTTGGAAGGCCGAGACCGTCGCGCAGGGGGTGCGCCAGCCGTGGGGTATCGCCTGGCTGGGCGAGGGCCGTGCGCTCGTCACCAGCAAGCAGGGCACTTTGCACCTGCTGAATGGTAGCAAGTTCGAGGACGTGGCGCTGGAAGGCATGCCCAAAGTCTTCACGGGCGGGCAGGGCGGCTTGCTCGATATCGTCATCCACCCGCAGGATGCGGGCAAGCCGAATCCGCGCGTCTACATGACGGTATCGACGGGCACGAATGACGCGAATCGCACGACCCTCGTGCGCGGCGTGTTCGACGGCAAGAAAGTGACGGGCATCGTGACCCTGTTCAAGGTGGCTGACGACAAGAGCGGCGGCCAGCATTTCGGTTCGCGCCTGCTGTGGCTGCCGGACGGCAGTTTGCTGATGAGCGTGGCCGATGGCGGCAATCCGCCGCTGCGCATCAAAGACCGCCTGGCACGCGAGCAGGCGCAAAACCTGGCCACGCACCAGGGCTCCATCCTGCGCCTGACGCAAGACGGCAAGCCGGCGCCCGGCAATCCGCTGGCGGCCAAGGGCGCCTTGCCGGAAATCTGGTCCTACGGCCACCGCAACGTGCAGGGCCTGGCGCTCGATCCCGTGTCCGGCCGCGTGTGGGCCACGGAACATGGCCCGTACGGCGGCGACGAGCTGAACCTGGTGGTAGCGGGCGGCAACTATGGCTGGCCGCTGCAAAGCTATGGCGCCGACTACAAGACGCATGAACCCATCGGCAAGCACGAAGTGGCCGGCATGCTCAATCCGAGCGTGGCCTGGGTGCCGTCGCCGGCGCCGTCGGGGCTGGCCGTGTATACGGGCGACAAGATCGCCGCCTGGCGCGGCAGCATCTTCAGCGGCGGCCTGGCGGCCAAGGATATCCGCCGCATCGCCGTCGATGCGAACGGCAAGGTGACGGGACAGGACCGCCTGGCCATCGGCACGCGCGTGCGCGACGTGCGCCAAGGGCCGGACGGCTATCTGTATGCGCTGACCGATGAAGACAATGGCCGCCTGCTGCGCATCGTGGCGCAGTAG